A portion of the Lolium rigidum isolate FL_2022 chromosome 1, APGP_CSIRO_Lrig_0.1, whole genome shotgun sequence genome contains these proteins:
- the LOC124684698 gene encoding guanine nucleotide-binding protein-like 3 homolog translates to MCSKERTIRDRESRGRYRPVELLSEGAPPEEAELDEELSEEDGLQEDLSVGPGEDELEDELSEGESPKEDELEEHPSEEVPEEDELDEDQSEAFENLMLLKMINFRGHDNEMRLVRLVLKKSPRLNQLILFTPTINHQKGSRSRKNQPKGLKKDHMDTPQFIETKLLSLRKASPNAQIILSEPDDSAIEPLHCEGFVKVE, encoded by the coding sequence ATGTGCTCCAAAGAAAGAACTATCAGGGACCGAGAATCGAGAGGAAGATATCGGCCAGTGGAATTGCTGTCAGAGGGAGCGCCACCAGAGGAAGCTGAGCTAGATGAAGAGCTGTCAGAGGAAGATGGGCTACAGGAAGATTTGTCTGTGGGACCGGGGGAAGATGAGTTGGAGGACGAGCTGTCAGAGGGAGAGTCACCAAAGGAAGATGAGCTAGAGGAACACCCTTCAGAGGAGGTACCAGAGGAAGATGAGCTAGACGAAGATCAGTCAGAGGCTTTTGAGAACCTTATGTTGCTGAAGATGATTAATTTCAGGGGGCACGACAATGAGATGCGGCTGGTAAGGCTTGTGCTGAAGAAGTCTCCTCGTCTCAACCAGCTGATACTATTTACTCCCACAATTAATCACCAAAAAGGGTCACGGTCAAGAAAAAATCAGCCCAAAGGGCTCAAGAAGGATCACATGGATACACCCCAATTTATTGAAACAAAACTATTGTCTCTCAGAAAGGCCTCGCCGAATGCTCAGATAATTCTCAGTGAGCCTGATGATAGTGCAATCGAGCCGTTGCACTGTGAGGGTTTTGTCAAGGTTGAATGA